GGCCCGGGCAACAGGCAGATACTCTCGATCGTGGCGCCGCTGAAGGCGATCCGCGTGGCGTCGAGCAGCAGCTCGATATCGCCGTCCGGTACGTCGATGATCTCGAGGTTGCCGCCGCCGTCGCCATCGCCATCGGCGCCGGCCGGCCCCGCCGTCGGCGGATCCGTGGGCGAACCGGACGGCAGATCCGTCGGCGCGCGCCCGTCCGCGGCCAGGGTCAGCAGCGTGGCCGGGTCGTCCGCCACGGGCGAAGGTCCTCGCTCCCGACCGCCGATGTCCACGGAACCCCCCGCGTCGCCGCCCGAGTCGCCTCGCCCGCCGCCGCATCCGATGGTCGCCGCCGCGAGGACCACGAACAGGAGCCGCCCGATTGCCCGGCGCGGTTCGAATGCGCGCGCGCCCCGCTCCCGCCCGATCGCTCGCCGTCGCAACGGCCGGCGCATCCACACCGCTGCCGTGATCGTTCGAATGGCTTGCCTATCGGCCATGATCCGACCTCCCCGTGCGTGATGGCGCATCGCCCGTCACGGCGTGTCACCCGCCGCCGACCCCGTGATGATCCCGGTCGCCCCGCCTGTTCGCGTCTCTGCCGCGCCCGACGCGCCCGACGCACCCGACGCGCCCGTCGCCTCCGTGGCCAGCGGCGTCGGCGCCAAGCGCGTCGCCTCGGCCCGCGCCAGCGCGGCGGCCGTCGGCTCGGCGCGCGTGAGCAGGCCGGCCAGCGCCAACTGCAGATGGCCGCAGATCGCCGAGTTCACGCCGCGGACGAGATCGCACCCCGCTTCGATCTCTGCGCGCGCCAGGGCCAGCCGCTCCGCGCGGAGCAGCGCCGGGTCGTCCGTCCGCAGCGCGTGCACGTACGCCCGGATCCCGTGCGCCAGCGCCGCCAGCTCGACCATCGTCGGACCGGCGGTGTCGATGACGGTGGCGAGTTCGGCGTCAGCGGCGGCCCAGCGGTCCTCGATGCCCGTTCGGCTGACACAGAAGTCCACCCGCGCCAGACCGTAGCTGGCCTTCAGGCGGCTCCGCGCTTCCGGCGGCTCTTCGACGGCCGCCTCCGCCCGCGCGAACGCGGCGCGGGCGCGCGCGAGCCCGGCCAGATCGGCGCGTGCGGCCGAGCAGCCGGCGTGGGCGCGCTGGTAGACCACCTCGGCCAACCCGAGATCGGCGCGCGTGTAGCTTGCGTTGTCGGCCAGCGAAGCGCGGAAGTGCGCCTCGGCTTCGTCCAGCCGGCCGAGGCGGAGCGCCAGATTGCCGAGCCAGAGCTCGATGACATCCCGTCCCTGCCCCGCGGGCCAGTGCTCGGCCAGGCCGGCTGCCGCGGCCAAGTGCTCCTTGGCGCAGACGACATCGTGCACCGTGGCGCACGCCAGCCCCTTGAACGCGATGAGCAGCGCCTCGATCCGCGGCCGAACGCGCCGCGCCAGCTGGACCTGGAACTCCGGGCTGCGCGGGTCGCTGCCCTCCTGGCTCACCGGCGGGCCGAGCTCGAACCGCCCGGCCATCTCCTCGGCGCCGGGCAGGAGGAGCGGGTCGATGTAGAAATACGGCTGGAGCGAGCGCGCATCCTCCGACACGCGGCCGTACACCACGACCCGGGCGGCGATCCGGCGGGCCAGCGTCTCGGCGGGCGGCGACGCGAGGCCGGCCAGCCAGCCTTCCGCTGCAGCGCTCTGCGCGCGCCCGACGGCCTCGGGCGGCCGCACGCACGCACGCCACTCCAGGAACCGCCCGCACGCGTCCACCCCCGCCGCCTCGTCCGCGTTCACCACCGCGCGCACGTCGTCGTACACCGCCTGCGCCACGCTGCGCGCCGCCTCGGCCGGACCGTCGAACGCGGCGACGGCGATGCCGAGGTGCGCCCGCATCGGCTGCGGGTCGACGATCCGCGACAGCCACGAACCGGCCCACGCCCGCGACAGCCCGGCGGCCACGAAGACCGCTGCGACGGTGCTCGCGAACCAGAGCGTCGCACGCGGCACGCGGTCGGCCAGCTTGGGCACCACGGAGCGCAGCGTCCAGGGCCGGTCGTCGCCCGTCCAGGCGATGATCCGGCCGTCGTCGGCGCGCAGATAGCAGATCGGGAGTTGGGCGAGGTCGCCGGCGCCGCCGTCGAACACCACGGTCTGGCGGCGCACGTCGTTCAACGCGGCGTCCACGCCGCGGCCGCGGGCCAGCGCGCCGTAGAAGCGGCGGGCGAAGCGCACCGCGAGGCCGTCGGGCACGGTCGTCGGCATCCCGATCACGCACGGGATCCCGAGCGCCAGGACGTCGCGGGCCAGCCAGTTGGACAGCCGGGCGGCGGTCGTCGGCGGCGCGGCGCTGAAGCACGCGCTCAGGAAGACGAGCTTCAGATCGTTCTTGAACGGCTCGAGCGCGCCCGCCAGCTGCGCGCCCGTCACGAGGCCGGCATCGAGGGCATCCGGCGCCGAGTCGGT
Above is a window of Candidatus Avedoeria danica DNA encoding:
- a CDS encoding CHAT domain-containing protein, with translation MRVAVGKLGALTVLITASKGSPTGRIVVTAPGDATAVGDIELGAAGSGVGQRAAGGGDAGDGGVGGRVTAGASDDVKAIGRALFERLLPVGDVRDLYERTLAGHDGLALRLRIDGDGAAALLSEPWELLYDPARGRFLATHGPFVRQLLGLDGPSAPLAVSPPLRVLVVLAEQPDLPRLQGEAEAGHIAAALRRLVSRRHVVLTTFTAASLEALEAKLAAERDAGRSVHVVHFVGHGAVSPTDGRVALALRRRERDGDGDGSGERRGDSGAERGGIGGIDNFGAAGGDTDSAPDALDAGLVTGAQLAGALEPFKNDLKLVFLSACFSAAPPTTAARLSNWLARDVLALGIPCVIGMPTTVPDGLAVRFARRFYGALARGRGVDAALNDVRRQTVVFDGGAGDLAQLPICYLRADDGRIIAWTGDDRPWTLRSVVPKLADRVPRATLWFASTVAAVFVAAGLSRAWAGSWLSRIVDPQPMRAHLGIAVAAFDGPAEAARSVAQAVYDDVRAVVNADEAAGVDACGRFLEWRACVRPPEAVGRAQSAAAEGWLAGLASPPAETLARRIAARVVVYGRVSEDARSLQPYFYIDPLLLPGAEEMAGRFELGPPVSQEGSDPRSPEFQVQLARRVRPRIEALLIAFKGLACATVHDVVCAKEHLAAAAGLAEHWPAGQGRDVIELWLGNLALRLGRLDEAEAHFRASLADNASYTRADLGLAEVVYQRAHAGCSAARADLAGLARARAAFARAEAAVEEPPEARSRLKASYGLARVDFCVSRTGIEDRWAAADAELATVIDTAGPTMVELAALAHGIRAYVHALRTDDPALLRAERLALARAEIEAGCDLVRGVNSAICGHLQLALAGLLTRAEPTAAALARAEATRLAPTPLATEATGASGASGASGAAETRTGGATGIITGSAAGDTP